In candidate division WOR-3 bacterium, the DNA window GAAAATGGTTCGGTCTTATGTTGGTTATCGGCGGTATGATACCGAAGAGGAGTATGAAATTTGAGACCCTCTTTTAAGGATTATTTCCCTCTATGTACGGTAAGATTCTATTTTGAGGAAAGAGGTTCAAATGCTTTTAGTGTGAGTAATTTAAGAATAAAAATTTGCCCAGACTAATCTCTCCTTAACCAAAAAGTTGAATGTCATTAAACTTTTTTAACGGCGGTCTTTTCTTATAAGTCCTTGATTTATAATAACTTATTTGATTTGGGCTTGAAAATGGGGGGCAGTATAGGGGATGGTATCGGAGGTTTAATAAAAGGTCTAACTTTTAGCCTAATTGAAGGTTTAATTTTAAGTCTAATCTTCGCTCTAATTAATGGTTTAATGGTAAGCCTAATCTCGGGTCTAATTAAGTGTTAAATGGAAAGCCTAATTAAAAGTCTAAAGGAAATTCTAATTTAGGGTATAGTTAGGGGTTTAATCTCTGGTCTAATTGAGGGAATAATAAAGGGTCTAAAAGAAGGAGTAATTGTCTAGGTGATGGAAAGGTATCTCGGTCATAATTTCCCGTGAAAATGAAGGCAAGGAAAAAGGCAAAACTCTCATTCGTGTTTTCATAAGCCCAGGTTGAGAGGCATCAAACTCTGAACCATTGGCACGAACTAACCCTTCCTTATAGCCAAGTGAATATTAGATTTGACAAATTATTTTTCCTTTTTAAGATTACCTATGCGTTTCGGTTTTCATATTTCAATTGGAGGTGGTCTTTCCAAGGTTTTGGAAAGAGCCCAAAAAAGATCCTGTCAGACAATCCAAATCTTTTCCCGAAATCCGAGGGGCTGGCGGTATACAAAATTGGACTTAAAGGAAGTAGAAATCTTTAAGAAAGATATGGTGGAGAATGATATCTATCCCATCTTTGTCCATATGCCTTACTTGCCCAATTTAGCCACTAAGGCGAAGACCTTATTCCAAAAGTCGGTCGTTTCCCTGATTGCGGAATTAGAAAGGTGTGAAATAATGGGCATTCCCTTCTTAATTATGCATGTCGGGAAAAGAATGGGAGCAACCGAAGAGGAAGGACTCCGCCGGGTGGCGGAGGGGATTAATGAAGCATTGGCGAAAGTAAAAAATAAAGTTATTCTACTTTTAGAAAATACTGCGGGGATGGGAAGTGAAATTGGTTATAAATTTGAGCAAATCCAAAAGATAATAGAGTTAGTAGAAGAGAAAAATCGGGTTGGGGTGGTTTTGGATACCGCCCACGCCTTTGAAGCAGGATACGAATTGAGAACAAAAGAAGGGTTAGATAATACCCTAAGGGAGTTTGATCAAATTATTGGTTTGAAAAGACTCTATTGCTTACACCTTAACGACTCAAAAACCGATTACGCCTCCAGGGTTGATCGGCACTGGCATATCGGTAAGGGGAAGATTGGTTTAGAAGGTTTCCGGTTGATTGTCAATCATCCCTTATTAAAGCACCTACCGGGAATTATGGAGACCCCAAGGGATGATACCAAATTGGATTTAATGAATATGAAGGTGATAAAGGGATTGGTAGAATCTCGTTAATAATACCAGATAAGGCAAACGGTGAGAGCGGTATTTCCCAAGGTGAAGGTAGTGGCTTTGTGGGGTTCGGTCTGGAAGTAGATACCACTTATGGTTGTCAAATCAATTGAGAAGTGTTCACTCAGCCAATGTTCTAAACCAATCCCTAAAGGTAAACCAAATCCCGAAAAGAGGGTTGCGCCTCCTTCAGAAGAAGTGGCAAACTCGAAACCAATTTTGGGTGAGATATTTGTCTTTTCGTGTTCTAAAAAGGCATAATCAAAGAGTCCTCTTAAAATAAAAGCAGAGGCTTTCTCGTCGTTGGCGACAGAAAGGATTTGGAAGTTTGGTTCAATCACAATTCGGGATGATAGGCCAATCCTTGTCGTCACTACATTTGGTGATAATAAACCAAGCCCAAGACCATATTCATCTTGGGGCGCAGGTATTAACCAACCGGCACCGAAACCGATCTTGCCTTTTAAGTCAACCGCCCAGGCAGTAGATAAAAAGAAAAAAGTTAGAATTCCAATTAAAAGATTTCTTAACATATTACCTCCATTTAATAAAACGGGGCGGAAATTTCCGCCCCGTCCCTTTTTATTCGTTTGCTTTTTAGAATAAGAAGATACCAAGTCCGCCTTCCAGGAAGATATTACCTACAGTCTGTCCTTCCATCATATCCATCTGATAGCCGGCTTGAAGTGAAAAAACACCGTTTGTCCCCAAGGAGAGGCCAACCCCAGGTCCACCCTTAATCTGGAAGTAGGAACCGTCACCAGGCGAGATATATTTGAAGCCAGCGGCAATAAAAGGTGTGAATTTGCTTTCCGGTTTGCTCAAGAAGTATCCGAGTTTGAGACCGGCGCCGAATGCGGTGTTACTTTCGCCACCCTCACTGTGATAGGTAAAGGATAAATCTGGACCCGCTCCCAGTTTATCCATAAAGAAATATAAAAGAGATGGGGAGAGAGTGAACTCGGTGGCGCCGTCACTCGGACTCACCTGGGTATAGAAGGAGAGAGAACCGGAAAGGAGCATGCTCCCTTTACCCGTGGGATATTTCTCCTCTTGGGCAAAGGCGAAAGAGAAAGCGATTAAAGCGATTAAAATAAAGATACTAAATAGACGGCTCTTTAACATATTACCTCCTGTATTTTATTAGGTTTTTGAAAAGACCTCCTTTTTGTAAAGGATAAACTATTTTTATTCTTCATAATTTTATTTTACTAATAATTTTTCCTTTGTCAATACCATTTATTCGCCCAACCTCTTTAACATATTCTTCGCCACGGTATCATAAGGGTTGCGTCGCAGCCAATTAGATAAGACTTCTTTCGCCTTTGGGGTATCGGCCAGGGTCTGGAGATAAAGGGTGTATAATGCCTGGACCGGTTCTGGTCGGTTGGGAGCCAATTTTAAGGCTTCTTGAAAACTCTTCTCTGCTTTCTCAATCTGCCCTAAGGATTGCATAGCAATCCCCTTGCGCAAAAGGATTTCAAAATCTTTTACCCCCAATTTCTCAATGGAATCTAAATAGGCAATCGCCAAATCTGGTTTCTGTGCCAGAAGGGCAAAATAACTGAGGTTATAATATAAAAGCGATTTCCTCTGTTTATCCAGGTCAAACTGGACCGCCTTTTCCATCACTTCTATCGCCTTAGCCATCTCCCCCCGCTTCTGATATTCTTGGGCTAAGGCTAAATAATTCGCCGCGTAGTTGATCAAAAGCCCCCGGGTATTCTCATCTTTCATCACCCTTTTATCAAGCATACTCTTCATCTTATAGACTGAATAGAGAAGGCTCTCGGTTTTGGGCAGATCAATTTGGTTCTCTCCGGAATCAGAAACCACTAATTGCACTAAGCCATAAGTTTTTAACCAGGGCTCAACATCATAAAGGTTATCTCGGGAGACGGTTGAGGCAAAATAAATCTTTGTCCCTTTCTCTTCTTTATAATTCTTTAAGACCTTCTGCCGGAATTCGTGGGGTGTGAGGAGATAGTCATCAGGCCAATTAAGTTTTATCCCGGCATTGGTCGCCAGTAAATCCCTAATAATTATATCCTTTAAGAGATAGACCTTGCCATCTTTCCCATAAATCCCCTGCGGCAAATCTTCAATTTTTTTCTCGGAGAAAGAGATTGGTGCTCCCCATTTTTTTAGTTGCTTACAATACCAGGTAGTATTTAATAAAGAGAGGTTAGCCACCGCCACATTACGTTTGAAGGGGGCTTTATAGTTATTGACATCCGAAGGGGTTTCTTGAACGAACCAGAGGGGGAAGGTATCATTATCACCATTAGTGAAAAGGACCGCTCTCTCCCCTTCGCAGGAGATGAGCATATTATAACCGTACTCTGCGGGAATCATATTGTAGCGCCGGGTGACATTCGGATAATTAAAGAGAACGCTAAGAAAAGGAAGAATAGCCAAAATTATTAAAATACCATAAGAAGCGATATTCCTTAAAGGGATTTTTAATTTCTTAACCCATAATTGGAAGACCTCGGCCAGGAAATAGTAAATCCCGAGACCGATAAAGATAGTAAAGAAGACATAGGAGAAGGCATAAAAGTAATCACGTTCGCGCACCTCCCGAAATTTTAAGTGCTCCCTCGGGTCGGAAGGGGAATATTTTAAGTTGAGATAGGTTAAAAGACCAAGGGAGGCAACCAGAAAACAGAGAAAGATTAAAAGGAATGACTTCCTTTCGTTCTTATAATGTTTATACATCCCGAGGAGACCGAGAAAGATAGGAATGAGGCCGAAAATCGCCCAAGGGGTAATCCGGTAGAAAATGTCAAAGTTCTGCTCCCCCGCCCACTGCCAGAAGAGATACCTTAAATAGAATTTTATCTGTTCCCAATAGGCAGGAATTAATCCGATATAAGGGGTAGAGTTGGGATAATTGCGATAGTCTTCTTCGGTTAAGAATTGGGTCTTCCGGGGATAGAGTTTCATTGGGTCGTACTGCTCCCTTTTTAAGACGCCAACAAATTCCCGCCAGCGGGTGGGGGCAACTTCGTTGATTGCTGGTTCTCGGGCACTCCTCACCATCAAGTAAAATTGAACCGTAGAGGCTAAAAAGATTAGGAGTAGGCCTAAGAAGACATACCGGCCATCCAAACGCTTCTTAGAAGAGAGATAGAAAAGATAGAGAAGATAAATAAGCCAGAGCAAGAAAAAGAAGCCCGCTTTATTTTTTAATAAATCAATCATCGCCACTGTCGGTGAAGCTAAGAAGAGGACAAAATAGTCAACCAGTTCCAAGCCGGCGATGAGGACAAATGCTAAATAAAGTATCAAAAGTTCAATGATGCGTAATTCTAAGATCGCCTTCCGGTCAACAACCAAACCGTAGATTAAAAGGGGGAGGAAGATCATCATCGGTGTGAAATGGATGCCCGCACTTAAAAAGAGGAGAAAGATGGCAAAGAGGACCAAGCGATTATCTGTTTCTCCCCTTTCTTTCTTTTCCCGCCAGAGGACAGCGAAGTAGAGGACAACCAAGGCGATGATGACGCAAGGGGTATAGACTTCTGTCTCCACTGAATTATCCCAGAAGGAATAGGCAAATCCTAAGAATAGTCCAGCGATCACCCCGGAGAAATGGAGAAGGGTTTTGGAAAGTGACTTCTTCTCAATCTCTAAGAGTTTTACCACCAAGAGATAAACCAGTCCACAAGAGATGGCACCCATCAGCGCGGTGAAGAAGTTTAAGCGATAGGCGACCTCTTTGCTGATTGGGATGAGGGAAAAGAGGCGACCCAAATTCATATAAAGGGGAGCGCCTGGGGGATGAGGAATTCCTAAGATATAACTACAAGCAATTAATTCTCCACAATCCCAGAAGGAGGCGGTGGGTGCCAAGGAGTATAAAAAGACGGAGAGGACAATTAAAGTGGTGAGCAGGAAGAAGATGAGTTTTATCATCCAACTTTTCTGAAAGATATTCTGGGGAGAAACTAACCCTTCTTTTACCGGATTCTCTTCCCGCATCCCTTATCTTAACAAAGATAAGTTAAAAGTCAACCTTTTTCCTCTCTTTTAAGAAGGTCTTTGATTTGGGAAATAAAAGCGCTTTGCTCTAAGTTATAATAAATCTTCCCTTTATAAGCCAGAGAGAGGGTTTGCCTCTCTTCGGAAACGATAATCGCCAAGGCATCCGAAATTTCAGTTATCCCTAAACCTGCCCGGTGGCGCATTCCCAATTCGGAGAGGGCATCGGAAAGAGGCAGGGTGCAACGAGCCGCTAAAATCGTATCCCCCGCGATGATGCAGGCGCCGTCATGAAGGGGTGAGTTGGGGGTGAAGATGGTGATTAAAAGGGGGGAGGAAACTTTTGTCTCCAACTTTATGCCGCTCTCCACAAACTCCTTTAAGCCGATCTCCTGCTCTAAGACAATTAGAGCCCCAAATTTTCTCTCCCTTATCCCCTCTACCGCCTCAATTATCTCCTTTACTACTTCTCCCTTCACCTCCTCCTTCAAAAGGAATT includes these proteins:
- a CDS encoding DUF2715 domain-containing protein translates to MLRNLLIGILTFFFLSTAWAVDLKGKIGFGAGWLIPAPQDEYGLGLGLLSPNVVTTRIGLSSRIVIEPNFQILSVANDEKASAFILRGLFDYAFLEHEKTNISPKIGFEFATSSEGGATLFSGFGLPLGIGLEHWLSEHFSIDLTTISGIYFQTEPHKATTFTLGNTALTVCLIWYY
- the cdaA gene encoding diadenylate cyclase CdaA, which encodes MLSFLRIRVWDILDILVVSALIFYFLTFLRGTRAGRMVYALLFIFIFSFIVRSLEMRALGIIIDSLKAVWVVVFVIIFQPEIRNALSRFGRLKFLKFLLKEEVKGEVVKEIIEAVEGIRERKFGALIVLEQEIGLKEFVESGIKLETKVSSPLLITIFTPNSPLHDGACIIAGDTILAARCTLPLSDALSELGMRHRAGLGITEISDALAIIVSEERQTLSLAYKGKIYYNLEQSAFISQIKDLLKREEKG
- a CDS encoding deoxyribonuclease IV gives rise to the protein MRFGFHISIGGGLSKVLERAQKRSCQTIQIFSRNPRGWRYTKLDLKEVEIFKKDMVENDIYPIFVHMPYLPNLATKAKTLFQKSVVSLIAELERCEIMGIPFLIMHVGKRMGATEEEGLRRVAEGINEALAKVKNKVILLLENTAGMGSEIGYKFEQIQKIIELVEEKNRVGVVLDTAHAFEAGYELRTKEGLDNTLREFDQIIGLKRLYCLHLNDSKTDYASRVDRHWHIGKGKIGLEGFRLIVNHPLLKHLPGIMETPRDDTKLDLMNMKVIKGLVESR
- a CDS encoding DUF2723 domain-containing protein, encoding MREENPVKEGLVSPQNIFQKSWMIKLIFFLLTTLIVLSVFLYSLAPTASFWDCGELIACSYILGIPHPPGAPLYMNLGRLFSLIPISKEVAYRLNFFTALMGAISCGLVYLLVVKLLEIEKKSLSKTLLHFSGVIAGLFLGFAYSFWDNSVETEVYTPCVIIALVVLYFAVLWREKKERGETDNRLVLFAIFLLFLSAGIHFTPMMIFLPLLIYGLVVDRKAILELRIIELLILYLAFVLIAGLELVDYFVLFLASPTVAMIDLLKNKAGFFFLLWLIYLLYLFYLSSKKRLDGRYVFLGLLLIFLASTVQFYLMVRSAREPAINEVAPTRWREFVGVLKREQYDPMKLYPRKTQFLTEEDYRNYPNSTPYIGLIPAYWEQIKFYLRYLFWQWAGEQNFDIFYRITPWAIFGLIPIFLGLLGMYKHYKNERKSFLLIFLCFLVASLGLLTYLNLKYSPSDPREHLKFREVRERDYFYAFSYVFFTIFIGLGIYYFLAEVFQLWVKKLKIPLRNIASYGILIILAILPFLSVLFNYPNVTRRYNMIPAEYGYNMLISCEGERAVLFTNGDNDTFPLWFVQETPSDVNNYKAPFKRNVAVANLSLLNTTWYCKQLKKWGAPISFSEKKIEDLPQGIYGKDGKVYLLKDIIIRDLLATNAGIKLNWPDDYLLTPHEFRQKVLKNYKEEKGTKIYFASTVSRDNLYDVEPWLKTYGLVQLVVSDSGENQIDLPKTESLLYSVYKMKSMLDKRVMKDENTRGLLINYAANYLALAQEYQKRGEMAKAIEVMEKAVQFDLDKQRKSLLYYNLSYFALLAQKPDLAIAYLDSIEKLGVKDFEILLRKGIAMQSLGQIEKAEKSFQEALKLAPNRPEPVQALYTLYLQTLADTPKAKEVLSNWLRRNPYDTVAKNMLKRLGE